The Verrucomicrobiota bacterium DNA window ACCAGCCCAAGTAGATGAGTAAAAAGGCCGATGCCCAAAGTTGAAAAGAAGTCATCGATAAAGATTAAGTGTAGGAGTAGCTTTAGCTGCGATCCTTTTATGATTGATAATTGACCACCTTGAGTAACCCCCCATGCTTTTTTCAGCTCATGACCACTTTAGCTTATCCACGTGAATGCACGTTTTCTGAGAACGATTGGAAGATTCTTTCAAATATGTGGTACCCGCTGGCACTCGAAGCTGAGATAGGTGAATCGCCGATTCAGAAGAAACTGCTGGATGTGGATCTGGTTCTTTCTCGTTCGAACGACGGCTATGTGGTGGCGAAGGATGTTTGTATACACCGCGGAGCACCTCTGTCCAAAGGGTGGGTGAAGGACGGTTGTTTGGTGTGCCCTTATCATGGATACCGTTTCGATGGAGACGGAAAGTGTGTGTTGGTCCCCAGTCATCCTGAGTGGAAAATTCCGGATAAGCTTCGATTGCAGACTGTACTTCACGAAGAACACTACGGAATTATATGGGTGTGTCTGGGAGAGAAGCCGACGAATCAAATTCCTGTTTGGGAGCCTGAGGAAAGTGATGGAAATTATCGCCGCTTTCACCTGGGACCGGAAATCTGGGACTGTTCAGCTGGTCGCCTTATTGAGAACTTTATCGATAACGCGCATTTCTCGTTCGTGCATCAAAATAGTTTTGGGAAAGAGGATAGTGCAACTATGGGGGCAGAATATGCATTCGCCCAAAACGAATTCACCATGATAATGGAGTTCGATTACAAAGCCTCGAATCCCGGGGACTCACCCATTGAAAATGCCACAGAGTTGGACCGCCACATGCAACGGACTTTGTTTCTCCCGTTTTGCACGCGAACGGTGATTAGCTATCCCGGCGACCGTGAGCATGTCATACATTTTAACATCGCTCCTGTCTCAGCTCGCAAAGCTCAAATTATCGCTGTATTTCATCGCAACTTTGACCACGACGTTCCTGTGGAAGACCTGTTAGCCTGGGAGAAGAAAATTATCTACGAAGATCGCGCCATAGTTGAACTTCAGAAACCGGAAGAGATTCCTTTGGACATTGCTCAAGAAGTGCATGCCAAGGCTGACAAGGCATCCCTGGCTCTAAGGCATTGGATGATTAAGCGGGGTCTCGAAGGCGATATGACTGCCTGACTTTCCTGAACCTGAAGATACTTACAATCTCAAGAGCCAATCGCGACACAGGTCTTTCCATCCAGAAACCGGGTACGCGCTTGGACGAAGGCCGTAGCCGTGTCCTCCTGTTGGAAAGGTGTGGAGCTCTGAGGGAATGCCGGCCTTTATAAGGGCGGTGTGGTAGGCGATTGCGCTTGGAAAATGTTTAATGTCGTCTTGAGTCTGAACGATGAAAGCCGGTGGTGCATCGGCATCCATGGTAAAACCCGAAACCATGTTAAACTCTTGGTCTCCAATGTAGGCTGGATAAACCAGGACCGTAAAATCCGGACGACACAAAAGGGCGTCGGCTGCATCGACGGCCGGGTAGATTCGTTTTCTCCATTGATTGCTCAAAGTGGCTGAAAGATGTCCACCTGCAGAAAATCCGAGTACACCGATTTGTTCTGGATTCAGGTTCCACTCTTCAGCTTTGCTTCGCATGAGGCCCATTCCGCGTTGAGCATCCTGTAAAGCGCCTTCCCGGTTATTAGGTACCCGGTATTTAAGGACGGC harbors:
- a CDS encoding aromatic ring-hydroxylating dioxygenase subunit alpha: MTTLAYPRECTFSENDWKILSNMWYPLALEAEIGESPIQKKLLDVDLVLSRSNDGYVVAKDVCIHRGAPLSKGWVKDGCLVCPYHGYRFDGDGKCVLVPSHPEWKIPDKLRLQTVLHEEHYGIIWVCLGEKPTNQIPVWEPEESDGNYRRFHLGPEIWDCSAGRLIENFIDNAHFSFVHQNSFGKEDSATMGAEYAFAQNEFTMIMEFDYKASNPGDSPIENATELDRHMQRTLFLPFCTRTVISYPGDREHVIHFNIAPVSARKAQIIAVFHRNFDHDVPVEDLLAWEKKIIYEDRAIVELQKPEEIPLDIAQEVHAKADKASLALRHWMIKRGLEGDMTA